catatttttGCTGTTGTGTACTTATTATCCTGAACAATAAGTCTCTAGAACTTAACAAATATAAAGTAGTCAGTAAAACGTAACTTCATTGTAATCAGATTTGCAGTAATAAAGTGGTATGGAGtttacaaaatttaaagaaagtgaACATATTATATGATGCACTGTACTAAttaggtttgtttttatttttatattttttgaattatgCATTTACTATAATTCTGCTGggtgaaagcaaaacaaaattcaccttttattttttgaaagtgtGAAATGAAAGGGTCAAGTTTAAGCCAcctaaaatttataaatgttCAACTTTTGTATCTTCTAACAAAATTAATTCAATCTAtccctttattattttattgatttatatattgCTGCTGAGCACATTTATTAGCTACCTAGCTTGGCACTataaatacgtgtgtgtgtgtgtgtgtgtgtgtctgtatacacACATGTTAGAGAGATATGTTTTCTACATATTGGGACAGATGCTGTGACAGTCTCCTCAACTAATAAATACAACAATTTTTCAGTGTGCTTTATTATGGAACAATTTTACCTGTAACATGGCGtactttgaatttaatttaaacTTCCTTACcatagttttgtaaataagacTAAAGGAAATTTGTGCTGGAAATTTGCAATTATTGCCAATATTTCCAAATAACTAAAAGAACGAAATTGGAATGTTTCcaaagcaaagaaataataagtgCTTGAAGTAATGGAACCCTAATTAGCCTGACTTGatcatttcacattgtatgcttgtatcaaaatttCACATGTGCCCCggaaatatatacaacttttaaatatacataataattaaaatttttaaattgattaataaataaaaatgttgggAATATTAAACAATGGACCTATAAACTCACTCCTATTACAGTggttcctatttatttatttattttatttatttattttttgaggtggagtctcctttgtcacccaggctggagtgcagcggcgcaacattggctcactgcaacttccacctccccagttcaagcgattctcctgtctcggcctcctgagtagctgagattacaggcgcccatcgcCTCACCAGGCtaatgtttttgcattttctttagtagagacggggtttcaccatgttggccaggctggtctcgaactcctgacctcaggtaatccgcctgcctcagcctcccaaagtgctgggattacaggaatgagccactgcgcccaatcCCTGTGGTTCCTATttaaataaagactttttttccctGTTATTCCACTCTTTTTGGTTGTATAAATCTAGCACATAGCATAATGTCCTGAAATTATTCACTTATCATAGGTTTCAAAATGATTACTTGCTCAAATGTCTTTCCTTCTAAATTGATAGCACAAACTGTGATTTTTCACCATTAAATCTCAACTACTTGGTACAATGTTTGACAGATACTTTGTTTTCaataatgtttattaaaagaataaattatgaaTATGTTTAACACCTATGTTAGggttccagagagacagaaccatatatattttatctctcattttatatatatatgtgagattatatatattatatatgagattatatattatatatgagattatataaaatatatgagactatataaaatatatgagattatgtatattatatataacagattatatataatatatgagattatatattatagatagtATTTTTACTAATTCTTAATTAGCAAGAGATCTCATTTTCTTAATTGCTTAGAAAATGGTAAACTCTGTATTTAGGttaaatcattggtagcttggaAAACATTATTATATCTCTGACAGTTTGTCTAGTtgccttttttttaatcttcaaaaatgcctatcattttaataaaacagaTATCAGGTATGAAGTCTTGGTAAAAACTTGACTTACTCTTTATAAGTACTTATCAAATTTTGATTCAATTTTGTAAAAAACattataaattttgtttaaatgatGTTTGACTATTCATGACCTTCAGATATCCTGTCACTCTTCAAATAAATATTATGTGGCACAATTATCCATATTTCATAGATGGGAAAACAAAGTTCCCCAAATGGGtgatgagttttaaaaatcatgaaaccGGTGTCAGAAGTATAATTGAAGCCCAAATTTGAAAACCGAGGTACGAATTCTGGGCTGCCCACCTTCCCTCAGTACCACATGCTTAAAGATGCTGGACATAAAATCACATTTATGCACATGTACAAACGATTTCAGGCAATCCTCGTAATCGGTAGGATGACAATGTTCTTGGAGTGGACTGCTTCATCTCTCCCGTATACTCTCTCAGCTGTGTGTGAGTTAGAGAGTGGTAGTGAAAATCCCGCAGAAGGATGGAACCAACAGGCTATCAGGCGTGTGTGCAGGGAGCTTACTTGGGGAACTGGCTGGCGTTTCACCGCAACGCCCAGAACAGGCCGCACAGAAGCCGCAGGGCTTCGCCACGTCCCAGGCCCCCAAACCAGAGAGGCCCGCAGTGTGCTCCTAGTCAGTCCTCCAAGGCCCGAGAGCCCCAGGGGCAGGCTGgggctgaagaacctggagtctgactCCCAAGGACAGCAGGAGAGGAAGCAAGCGCCCAGCACAGTAAGAGAGAGTGAGCCATAGGGAGAAGACCGTGCATGCTGCTCATCCCCCATCTTCTGTCGGCCTGGTTCCAGCCGCACTGGCACCGGATTGGCTGGTCCCCCACACTGAGGGCAGGTCTTCTTCTCCCAGTCACCCACTCAGCtgtcaatctcctctggcaacgCCCTCACAGTCTCTTGAGAAAGAACTTTGCCCAGCCATCTAGGCACCTTCCTCCAGCCACGCTGACCCCTAGGATTAGCCATCACAGATAGTATTTGTCTgcgtgaatatttattttttatcgagtctcactctgtcgtccaggctggggtgcagtgttgcgatttctgctcactgcaatctccgtctccctggttcaagcgactctcctgtctcagcctcccgagtagctgggattatcggcctgtgccaccacgcccggctaatttttgctttttttggtagagacagggtttcgccattttggccaggctggtctcgaactcctgacctcaagtgatccgcctgcctccgtctcccaaagtgctgggactacaggcacgaaccaccgcGCCGGCCTGCCTTGCAGATTTCAACTGTGATTACAGCATACGCTGGTTGACAAAAATGGAAGCGTTTTGATTATCTTAATGTATGTAGACAGATTATgtttaactaatttaaaaatctttcttcaaCCATTTCGGTTAGGTTTCCCAACAGCCGGGGCGTCTTTTAGCATCAATGACCAaaatttctgaattaaaaaaaaaaaaaaaatcattggtttGAAATGTCTCAAAAGCaatactcttttcttttctgggttGATAAAGGATGGAGTATtgtcacaaaatattaaaatttatgagACATCTTGGAAATGATGGGTAAATGTGAAGAAAATactataaagaaattttctggaAAGCCCAggattatgattttttaatatatctgGGAAGCACTGAAGTAtagtttaaaaatcacaaaatttgaTTTTGCAATAAGccttctaaaattcatatttcctactaaatataattcataaatcCATTTATATCCTCCTGACTTTTGCAATGAAACAAAATTGGTTCTAGACTTTCTGCCTGTCTTTTGTCTGAAGTCCATCACCTTCCCAAGATTTCTGCGACTAGAGCTGACATTGCTGTGGTCTCTGCCGAATCAGAGTTTCTGCTGTCACTGAATTTACTTATTTCCAACAAGATTGCTATGAAATCAAAActatgttgtgttttgtttgtttgttatgtttTGTGTGGTCTTTATATTGTATAAATCAATCTCATCATTTGCAGGGATTTACAACTCTATAGATAGCAATGATTGAACATACCGTTTCCTCTAATTTCCTAATTTAGAATGTTTTCCTTGCATCTTTGATACAGATTTCCATAACTACAGTCATAATACTGCTCCATTCCTCCATCTTTTTGTGAGTATACCATTTCTTTAAATACATCTGAAATGTAATACGTAGTATGCAATATAAGGAAGAGAATCTAATCTATTCTGCTGGCAGGTTCAGGGTCTTTTCCAACTTACAGCTTCTTTAACCCACACCTACATCCACCATTGGAAGCCCAAAGAACGTCTATATCCATAAATCCTCAAGAGTGTTACACAGCACTTTGTCATTTGCCTTCATGACATCATAATTACTCATTACCTATTAAAaagtgactttttgttttttttaaactattgaaTTACATACAGTTCATTGCTGTAACAATACCCAAAACACAATAGtttcataaaataaacatttacatctTGCTCACTAGACAGCCATCTAGGGGTCTCACAAATGCTAATGCTTAGAATATAGTGAAAACCTATATTCTAGGAGactataaaaatatctttcattgGTCCCTGATTCCACCTATTATAGCTCCTTTGGGAACTTGAGAATGACCACTACACCCTAGCTTCTTCTGAAGGGGTCATTGATATGCACACTTTCTGCAGAGCTCTAAAGCTTTCTCAGCTGTTCTCTTGTTAGAGTTTCTAGATAAAAAGctataaagctgttttaaaactTGAACAAGCAAAGAATTTTTAGTCTAAAACTTTGCCATATTTAATTATAGTCAGATATCTATGTTGATTAAAACAACCAAAATTATATCAAGACATAATTACAgttcctgattttatttctttgtttttgttttttttttgacacatggtcttgctctgttgctcaggctggagtgcagtagcacaatcgtGGCTTACTCTAACCTCCACTTattgggcttaagcgatcctcccaccccagcttctcgagtagctgggactacaaagtgtgcaccaccacacctggctaactt
This DNA window, taken from Pongo pygmaeus isolate AG05252 chromosome 6, NHGRI_mPonPyg2-v2.0_pri, whole genome shotgun sequence, encodes the following:
- the LOC129041510 gene encoding uncharacterized protein LOC129041510, which encodes MGDEQHARSSPYGSLSLTVLGACFLSCCPWESDSRFFSPSLPLGLSGLGGLTRSTLRASLVWGPGTWRSPAASVRPVLGVAVKRQPVPQVSSLHTRLIACWFHPSAGFSLPLSNSHTAERVYGRDEAVHSKNIVILPITSPPGITRVLKKYCDTSEHREIHRHFQIMEDSQGQLLCGNGGQWASYLCGLLLAQFLSSMGRGCSGLLSGPQSSVTSAALHPEPSSSLGDAAGSIYVGLNFARPGYISWE